The DNA window caaaataattttttaaaaataaaataaaaattattttaatatattaaaaaaaaaacaataaaattctcaaacatttctttaaTTACTTTATGAATTACAGTGTACCAAGCAACAGCAAGTAGAATTCAAAGCTACAATAGAAAAACCACACCCATTACCGGCAGCTACGGTTTGATTACATCAAGCTCGAGTGCTCGATaatacaaacaacaaagaaCCCAGAACCCAATGCTAAACTAGAGCTTTGTTGAACAAATTAGGAAGCCATAATTAGACACGAAAAGCACAGAATGGCAATTTGCCaaagaaacattttttatgCTAATTATATGCAATCTTCTGAAGAAAACCACGgaatgataaataattaattgaagtAGTTTAATTATCATGGCACCATCTCTTGAAAAGTCAATTCATGCATGCTCCGGCGACTCGattgtttttattcctttctcATTATTCTAACCCCCCATGCTAACCGGTTCTACCATACATGCGTGGCGCacaaatagagagagagaattcCATTTTCCACCATTACAAATTCAGCCACGGGAATTCCCATAAGTAGACAAGGATAGAGAGAATAATTTCCAAGGCAAGAACGGCAAGAAATATTgctaaaataaaagcaaaaatgtGATGCGATCCCATCACGAGAACGCACCAATCAAGTGGACAAGCCCTCTGAtgaagaggagagagaagagCAGGTCGAGAGGCAAAGTAGAAAATTCCGAGGAGAACTTGCCTCCAAAGGAAAATAGAATTGTAGAAACTTAAACAGGTGGTACGGGTtgattttaatcatgttaaGACTGAAAGATCACATGCTATATTCGTTATATAGGAACTAGATTGctgaatgttattttatatgatggtattttcaagtatttataataaattctataagaaaaaaatagatattgaaAACGAAATGATGATACACAGACACATGAAGtagtttaaaaatgaaaaaaagaaagatcctGAGTCTCAAAATCTAGAAAGACGacaatgtaattttaaatttggttaaaatccaataaaaaaaaccttaattttataatatgaaaaacaaatcacgtCATGATGAATCTTATAAACCTGGattaatctttcaaaattataacccgataaattttaaatttagattcaaTCAAAAAGCTCAATTCTCGTCCAATTTAgtattgaaatatataattatatatataaaaaaatcaatttaaaaatcttgtcaatgcaaaaaaaaatagtaatgaaaataatgaggatcaaatctaaaagaaaaaataatgaaggagggtgaaattaaaaaatattcaaatccaaaaaccacctcaaataaaaaaaacaacaataaaaagaatgagaaccaaatctgacagattaaaaaattaaaatagaatgaaattgaaaaaaaattaattttataaattgattaaaataaacaaatagaaaaaaaagaaggactatatccaaaggaaaaaaaaccctgaaaGACTAAAATGCAAATTTGGAGGGTTAGGCACTAATTTATAGgaggaaatagaaaagaaaagaaaaggttgtagGTGCTGAATAAAAGGTCCATTGACCACACATGTcatttagagagaaaaaaaatatcgagaCAAATCGAATGACGCAGCATAACAACGATTTTGACAATTGAAGTCAGTCGTATGCATTACCTGAAAGTTACAAAGAGGATGACACGTGCAATGCACGCttcaacaacttttttattttttttatttatcaaaatgcGGCATTTCCCTTCAAACCATATAATTACTATGAAAAAACTATTATGAAATAACAAATATGACCCTAGAGTCAAactttgagaattttgattttaaggagCAATAGAATCATTATATTTGCTTCAAAAGGTGAGATATCAAGAAATCTCTTTATACCATAGTTaagtttccttctttcttttaaggGAAATCAACTAATGTAGCTATGCAAAAAAGTTGTTTAAAGGCAATGTTACCCCCGAATAATTCAAGAATGACAAATGGACCCCATAAAAAGACCTATTCAACCCTTTAATAtcagttcattttattttttttataaagagaaaaaccaTTATTTCACTATTTcaatccacaataaaacacgaaatttgtatatatatatttttaaaatcaatgcttTTAGTAATAGATTTTTAGGTGTATTTGTGGAAAATAAGGAAGGAGAATGCATTATAGATTTATGCTTTGGATCactttttaatccttttagGTGATAAAATGGACACATCTAATTGAGATTTATCATGAGACAAAACATACCTATCGAGCTTGAATCTAGTGCGGAGATTCTTGCAAAAATTACATTATTGGCTTGCATTCATGAAGAAAAGTGTGTGTAATCTGATGAATAGgatctattaatattttttaaaacaattttttgttgGTCCAAACTCGTTTTAACAACGGCCCAGGCCTGGGGTCTTTGAAAACAAGTATTTTTACGGGCTTTGATTGGTGAgtgcttatttttatattataacatgtttttaaaattgtttttttgttgcaaaaaaatcaaattaatgttttttttttaattttgacgtcttaatatcaataataaaaaaataaaaatattattttaataaatacttttttaaaaaaactctacaCTGCAATATTGAACACACATTGatgagagaaggagagagataCTGGTTCGTCAGGAATAAAAAGAGTCTTTAGATTGGTAAAAGTTGTGCATTTTTCGGACATGCTTTTCCAACTCGTGGTAGAACAAATCAATTTGTATTCATATTCTATTTACATTccttatttcttgaaaaatgtttttttaatagttttcatagaaagttgattttttttatgttgaataatatcaaataaaacgagttgaaaaatattttatagtgtttaactttgtcataaaaaataaattaaaaaaatcacttattaaattttttattgatcaactttcataaagttaaataaatataagaaagttCATAAATTGGTTTATAAAAAAGTGTTTTCATGAAACAATAACccatatttgtattttaattgaaatttttttttcttaaaataaattttaattgtagtaaataaattaattgtattatcattgttttatttttcaagacaaGTGTCATCTTTCACGTGTTTAGAATTCATGTCATGTTTCTAAACTAAAACTATCACCCCCAATGCTAAAATAGATTGAAGGACGAAACCCgcatgaaatgataaaaaaatatcatggcagtcaaattagaaaaaataaaaaataaagtttgagggCTATGTTCAGtttactcaaaataaaataaaaaaaattcgggaAAAACATTTAATCTATTGTAGTTCCAAAATTTTCAACATTCGGTCcttaaaattttacattttttcatttcaattattaaactttatttattttcaattgcatccatACAAGTCATGttgacatgattttatttattgttacatgcttcaatttatatgtttttgtgtGTTCTATGTGTcattaaatatttcaatattaaattaaaattaatttaaaaaaaaaattatgttgtcctcaaaactaaaattgatcaaaattaataatttaaaaaaacttttcaaatggTGTAGAGATGTTAAAGTGGTATTTAAAGtctcagtttttttatatttaatcactcttttttgagttttttactttttaatccttaagttcttttttatttatttattatagtgtttgaatatataaagaaaaaagacaaagtcattgagagagagatagaaaGCTCTAGAAGATCAAATTACAACAACTAGTAACTataattttgaagtattttattttattttttaattggggAACTATTTTGAGATAGATTTTTCATTGAATGATGTCTTATAAGGCAGACCGAGGCTcgaaaagaatttttaaattattttgattttaaggtttttagtgagataaaaatatattttcatagttAGTAATAGTGTTTTAGAGTTCAtatgatgaggtttttttttttttttagtaaatattattttaaaatttaggtttttaGAGTCCCTAATCTGGACattgattttctaaaaatcagAGTTAACTTTGATAGTTGAGAAATGTCGCAAGTGAATGAAGTGTCATTCACATCTTTAGACCTTAGTCACCAGCTTAACCTTCCAGGCTCAAGAGCacccggtttttttttcctcttcaggCCAGGAGGGAGATGGATCTCTTTGGCCTAAGCTTGCTTGGCATTTTTCCAAGcgcccctgtttttttttttgatattttaaaatatgattgactcaaaataaatttattcatagaatatttaaataattaattgactacgccataattttaaaataatattataacttttAATGAGAGCattaacaactattttttttagtaaatatatatcaacttaatatatttatctatttaagATTTCCCCCAAGAATATCTAACACGGAttgaatatttatcaaattattttttattgtaaaattttatatagtttttcctagattttatattgtttgatatctcatttaaaaattatcaatttatgatTCTGtgctttttaattgaaactttcttttaaaaatgttataggttttaatttaaaataatattttagattaaaaaaatacatgtttttataaaaaaaaagaaaaagaagaagaaacatataaataagagaataaaGTTTGGACGAGAAAGAtacatttttaactttttatttcaaatcaatagaatgttttctaatttatatttcaattgtttttattttttattcaataaaccaCACTGTTAATACAAAAATACATCATTAAGAAAAGAGaatgttgatgaattttttttataatataatttaaatcattatatctcctaataatatttaattttattgccacgtaattcaattaaaaaattacccaCGTTAGTAGGTCAAAATTTTACATTTGCATCAATATTTTACTTCTTATAATAAACATCAAGTTCTCTATTTAATCtgtaattaacattaatatttttttttgtgatttaccaatttatatattttttaattcatattataaaacataacagATGAATGATGTGTCATTCGttgttttttagtaaaaacCTCTGATGCCACCTTCATCTTCTAGGCCCAAGAACACCaggcatatttttatttattttgggttaAGGCGTAGGGCCCATCTCTCTAGCTTAGGTTCGCCTGAACTTTTTCTAAGCGCCCCTAAGTTATATTTTACAACTTTAAATAAGTTTATTCAGAAGatatttaaaatagttaattGATTATACATGATTTTCAAatagtattataatttttcaaataatattaaaaataatttttaaaaataaaaaaatataattttaaaatattttaaataaaaaaaactttaaaaacaataactattataatattaaacattcttttaatttttttttttgaaaagcatcTCAAAACGCTAAAGCTGTGATAAACATAGGAGCTACTAAAACGAGCGaaagaaagaacaaataaaatctGGAATTGGGGGTTAgggttagaaaaaaacaaaaatggaggGATGGGATCCAAACACGAAATCAACACTGACCCAGATCCCGCTGTTAACAACGAAGGCAGGTCCAAGAGATGGAGCTGCATGGACAACGAGGCTGAAAGAGGAATACAAGGCTCTGATCGCCTATACACAGATGAACAAGTCAAACGATAACGATTGGTTTCGTATCTCGTCAGCCAATCCTGAAGGGACACGTTGGACTGGCAAGTGCTGGTACGTTCATAATCTCCTCAAGTACGAGTTTGATCTTCAGTTTGATATT is part of the Populus trichocarpa isolate Nisqually-1 chromosome 2, P.trichocarpa_v4.1, whole genome shotgun sequence genome and encodes:
- the LOC7461830 gene encoding ubiquitin-fold modifier-conjugating enzyme 1, with protein sequence MEGWDPNTKSTLTQIPLLTTKAGPRDGAAWTTRLKEEYKALIAYTQMNKSNDNDWFRISSANPEGTRWTGKCWYVHNLLKYEFDLQFDIPVTYPSTAPELELPQLDGKTQKMYRGGKICLTVHFKPLWAKNCPRFGIAHALCLGLAPWLAAEVPVLVDSGMIKHKDDATSTSES